Proteins found in one Molothrus aeneus isolate 106 chromosome 20, BPBGC_Maene_1.0, whole genome shotgun sequence genomic segment:
- the MYO1C gene encoding unconventional myosin-Ic, whose translation MESALTARDRVGVQDFVLLENFTSEAAFIENLRKRFKENLIYTYIGSVLVSVNPYKELEIYTKQNMERYRGVSFYEVSPHLYAIADNSYRSLRTERRDQCILISGESGAGKTEATKKILQYYAVTCPASQQVETVKDRLLQSNPVLEAFGNAKTLRNDNSSRFGKYMDVQFDYRGAPVGGHILNYLLEKSRVVHQNHGERNFHIFYQLLEGGEEDLLRRLGLEKNPQQYHYLVKGHCARVSSINDKNEWKIMRRALSVIGFNDAEVEDLLSIVASVLHLGNVQFAADEQGNAQVTTENQIKYLARLLAVDGSVLRDALIHKKIIAKGEELVSPLNLEQAAYARDALAKAVYGRTFSWLVSKVNRSLAYKEEKFPGWRSTTVLGLLDIYGFEVFQHNSFEQFCINYCNEKLQQLFIELTLKSEQEEYESEGIAWEPVQYFNNKIICDLVEEKFKGIISILDEECLRPGDATDTTFLEKLEETVKNHPHFLTHKLADQKTRKSLGREEFRLSHYAGDVTYSVAGFLDKNNDLLFRNLKETMCNSENPIINQCFDRTELTDKKRPETAATQFKNSLAKLMEILMSKEPSYIRCMKPNDAKQAERFDEVLIRHQVKYLGLMENLRVRRAGFAYRRKYEVFLQRYKSLCPETWPTWDGRPHDGVAVLVKHLGYKPEEYKMGRTKIFIRFPKTLFATEDALEVRKQSLATKMQATWRGFYRRKKFLTMKRSAITIQSWWRGTLGRRKAAKRKWAVETVRRFIKGFIYRNHPRCPENEYFLDYIRFSFLMNLKRNLPKNVLDKSWPTPPPSLCEASQLLRRLCMQNMVWTYCKRISPEWKQQLEQKVIASEIFKGKKDNYPQSVPRLFINTRLGREEINAKVLQALENEALKYAVPVVKYDRKGYKARARQLLLTQSSAMVVEEAKIKQRIDYSNLTGISVSSLSDNLFVLHVHCEDNKQKGDVVLQSDHVIETLTKTAILANKINNVNINQGSIKFTVGQGKEGIIDFISGSELLIAKAKNGHLTVVAPRLNSR comes from the exons atggagagcgcTCTGACGGCGCGGGACCGCGTCGGGGTGCAGGACTTTGTCCTGCTGGAGAACTTCACCAGCGAGGCTGCATTCATTGAGAACCTGAGGAAACGCTTCAAGGAGAACCTCATCTAT ACCTACAttggctctgtgctggtgtctgTGAATCCCTACAAGGAACTGGAAATCTACACCAAGCAGAACATGGAGCGGTACCGCGGCGTCAGCTTCTACGAAGTCTCTCCTCACCT ctacGCCATCGCGGACAACTCGTACCGCTCGCTGCGCACCGAGAGGAGGGACCAGTGCATCCTCATCTCCGGCGAGAGCGGCGCCGGCAAAACCGAGGCCACCAAGAAGATCCTGCAGTACTACGCTGTCACCTGCCCCGCCAGCCAGCAGGTCGAGACCGTCAAGGACCGGCTGCTGCAGTCCAACCCCGTCCTGGAG gcCTTCGGAAATGCAAAAACCCTTCGGAATGACAACTCCAGTCGGTTTGGGAAGTACATGGATGTGCAGTTTGATTACAGG GGAGCTCCTGTTGGGGGCCACATCTTGAACTACCTCCTGGAGAAATCCCGAGTTGTGCACCAGAACCACGGCGAGAGGAACTTCCACATCTTCTACCAACtgctggagggaggggaggaggaccTGCTCAGGAGGCTGGGTCTTGAGAAGAACCCACAGCAGTATCACTATTTAGTAAAG GGTCACTGTGCAAGAGTCAGTTCCATAAATGACAAAAATGAGTGGAAGATCATGAGGAGAGCCCTGTCTGTTATTGGCTTCAATGACGCTGAGGTGGAG GATTTGCTGAGCATTGTGGCCAgtgtcctgcacctggggaatGTCCAGTTTGCTGCTGATGAGCAGGGGAATGCTCAGGTCACTACAGAGAACCAGATTAAATACCTGGCCAGG ctgctggcagtggatGGCTCAGTTCTTCGGGATGCCCTGATCCACAAGAAGATCATAGCAAAAGGGGAGGAG ctggtgaGTCCCCTGAACCTGGAGCAGGCAGCCTATGCCAGGGACGCCCTCGCCAAGGCCGTCTACGGCCGCACCTTCTCCTGGCTGGTCAGCAAGGTCAACAGATCCCTGGCTTACAAG GAAGAGAAGTTTCCAGGCTGGAGAAGTACAACAGTTCTAGGATTGCTGGACATCTATGGGTTTGAGGTTTTCCAGCACAACAG ctttgAGCAGTTTTGTATTAATTATTGCAATGAAAAGTTGCAGCAGCTCTTCATAGAGCTGACCCTGAAGTCAGAGCAGGAGGAGTACGAGTCCGAGGGCATCGCG TGGGAACCAGTTCAGTATTtcaataacaaaataatttgtgatTTGGTGGAAGAGAAATTTAAAGGCATAATTTCTATTTTG GATGAGGAGTGTCTGAGACCTGGGGATGCCACAGACACGACATTCTTGGAGAAACTGGAGGAGACTGTGAAGAACCACCCTCATTTCCTCAC gcaCAAACTCGCTGACCAGAAGACGCGCAAGTCGCTGGGGCGGGAGGAGTTCCGGCTCTCGCACTATGCTGGGGATGTCACCTACAGTGTTGCAG gTTTTCTAGATAAAAACAACGACCTTCTGTTCCGGAACCTGAAGGAG ACCATGTGCAACTCAGAGAACCCCATCATAAACCAGTGCTTCGATAGGACAGAGCTGACAGACAAAAAGAGACCTGAAACG gcAGCAACTCAGTTCAAAAACAGCCTCGCCAAACTCATGGAAATCCTGATGTCCAAAGAACCCTCCTACATTCGCTGCATGAAACCCAACGATGCCAAACAGGCTG AGCGATTTGATGAAGTCCTGATCCGACACCAGGTGAAGTACCTGGGGCTGATGGAGAACCTCCGCGTGCGCAGGGCCGGCTTCGCCTACCGCAGGAAATACGAGGTGTTCCTGCAGAG GTACAAATCCCTGTGTCCAGAGACGTGGCCCACGTGGGATGGGCGGCCCCACGatggggtggctgtgctggtgaaGCACCTTGGCTACAAACCAGAAGAATACAAAATGGGACG AACAAAGATTTTTATCCGCTTTCCCAAGACCTTGTTTGCCACAGAAGACGCTCTGGAAGTGAGGAAACAGAGTCTGG CCACAAAAATGCAGGCGACGTGGAGAGGTTTCTACCGCCGGAAGAAATTCCTGACCATGAAACGCTCAG CCATCACCATCCAGTCCTGGTGGAGGGGAACCCTGGGACGCCGAAAAGCTGCCAAGAGGAAATGGGCAGTGGAGACAGTCAGGAG GTTCATTAAAGGCTTCATTTACCGGAACCACCCGCGGTGCCCAGAGAACGAGTATTTCCTGGATTACATCCGATTCTCCTTCCTCATGAACCTCAAGAGGAACTTACCAAAAAATGTCTTGGACAAATCGTGGCCAACTCCTCCCCCATCGCTCTGTGAG GCGTCGCAGCTCCTGCGCAGGCTCTGCATGCAGAACATGGTCTGGACCTACTGCAAGAGGATCAGCCCCGAGTGGAAGCAGCAG TTGGAACAAAAAGTAATTGCCAGTGAGATATTCAAGGGTAAAAAAGACAATTATCCTCAGAGTGTTCCCAGGCTCTTCATCAACACTCGACTGG GtagagaagaaataaatgctAAAGTCCTTCAGGCATTAGAAAATGAAGCACTTAAG TATGCAGTGCCCGTGGTCAAGTACGACAGGAAGGGCTACAAGGCGAGGGCgcggcagctgctgctcacccagAGCTCGGCCATGGTGGTGGAGGAGGCCAAGATCAAGCAGCGCATCGACTACTCCAACCTGACag GCATCTCCGTCAGCAGCCTGAGTGACAACTTGTTTGTGCTGCACGTGCACTGTGAGGACAACAAGCAGAAG GGTGACGTTGTCCTGCAGAGTGACCACGTGATTGAGACACTGACAAAAACAGCCATTCTGGCCAACAAAATCAACAATGTCAACATCAACCAGGGCAG CATCAAGTTCACAGTGGGACAAGGCAAAGAAGGGATCATCGACTTCATCTCAGGCTCAGAACTGCTCATAGCCAAAGCCAAGAACGGGCATCTAACAGTG gtggCTCCTCGGTTGAATTCCCGATGA